Proteins encoded within one genomic window of Etheostoma cragini isolate CJK2018 chromosome 21, CSU_Ecrag_1.0, whole genome shotgun sequence:
- the tob1b gene encoding protein Tob1b, whose protein sequence is MQLEIQVALNFIISYLYNKLPRRRVNIFGEELERQLKKKYEGHWYPDKPYKGSGFRCIHVGEKVDPVVEQAAKESGLDIEDVRNNLPQDLSVWIDPFEVSYQIGEKGPVKVLYVDDNNENGSELDKEIKNSFNPEAQVFMPISDPVGASSESSSPSPPFGQSAAVSPSFMPRSTQPLTFTTATFAATKFGSTKMKSSGRGNNTNSGSSSKVARSSPTSNLGLNVNTLLKQKAISTSMHSLYGLGLGQQQQKASALSPNAKEFVFPNLQGQASPGAVFPGEGSLGLGPLQYNNAFDVIAAYGSLNDKSLMDGLNFSLSNMQYSNQQFQPVMAN, encoded by the coding sequence ATGCAGCTTGAAATTCAAGTAGCACTCAACTTTATTATTTCCTATTTATACAACAAACTCCCTCGACGACGTGTGAATATCTTCGGCGAAGAGCTCGAGAGGCAACTGAAGAAAAAATATGAAGGCCACTGGTATCCGGATAAGCCATACAAAGGTTCAGGGTTCAGGTGCATCCATGTAGGAGAGAAGGTGGACCCTGTGGTGGAGCAGGCAGCCAAAGAGAGCGGGCTGGACATTGAAGACGTCCGGAATAATCTCCCTCAGGACCTTAGTGTGTGGATTGACCCATTTGAGGTTTCCTACCAGATTGGGGAGAAGGGACCGGTAAAGGTGCTATATGTGGATGATAACAATGAGAACGGGTCAGAGCTGGACAAGGAGATCAAGAACAGCTTTAATCCCGAGGCCCAGGTCTTCATGCCAATCAGCGACCCTGTCGGGGCTTCCTCAGAGTCCagctccccctcccctccattCGGCCAGTCTGCTGCCGTGAGCCCCTCCTTCATGCCACGCTCCACCCAGCCCTTAACTTTCACCACTGCCACCTTTGCTGCCACCAAATTCGGCTCCACTAAGATGAAGAGCAGCGGCCGTGGCAACAACACTAACAGCGGCAGTAGCAGCAAGGTGGCCCGCAGCTCCCCTACCAGTAACTTGGGTCTGAATGTCAACACCCTACTGAAGCAGAAAGCCATCTCCACCTCCATGCACTCACTGTACGGGCTGGGCCTgggtcagcagcagcagaaggcCTCTGCCCTCTCCCCTAATGCCAAGGAGTTTGTGTTTCCAAACCTCCAGGGCCAGGCCAGCCCAGGAGCCGTGTTCCCTGGGGAGGGCTCCCTGGGTCTCGGCCCTCTGCAGTACAACAATGCCTTTGACGTGATTGCGGCCTACGGAAGCCTCAACGACAAGTCCCTTATGGATGGCCTCAACTTCAGTCTGAGCAACATGCAGTATTCTAACCAGCAATTCCAGCCAGTCATGGCTAACTAA